The genome window ataaacagagaaaatatagAGGCTGGGAAGGGAATGACTGTTTCGATCTGCtttaacataagtgataacaagaACTGACTTGTCTTATCCAACAAAAAATATCAGTATAAAGAGATAAAAACTATGACGTGTCATTCATCAAAaaattatttacttttttttatcaCTGAAGAGGATGAAAACACTTTGGGAAgttctgttataggaaaataattaccTTTGTGGTGGTACTTCATGTTCGGAtggatcacaccaccctgtcattttttattttaccaatgagaGCATTTTAACCACCGTATGCATATAGCGTATATTTATGACACTTTAAGGGCAAAAGGGTTTTGGTCAATATTCAAATGAATTTTCcatttgtgtgtgcgcgtgtgtgtggctGTGTTTATTAGGTCAGTGTGTCATGGCTGTACCAGCACCCTCTATATTAACACCAAGCTTTGACCTGGAACTTTGCAGAACACAGCTGGAGAAAGAAGGCTTCCAAGTTAGTAAACTCTAAACAGCTGTTCTTTATTTTCTTAAACTAACAGCCTAAAAATGgatctcggacagtggtgtccaaACTCCAGCCCCAAGGCCAAATCCGGCTCGTGGCTCCTCTACTAGAATATAATGATAAGTTACAATTTTTCCATTTTCAGATTCAGAATGTGTTACACACTTAGCTAAAACGTAAGAGCATTTTTTTTCCTGACTACAGCTACAAATCAATTTACAGAATAATATTTAGTCATGACTACAGACaaaacctacctacctacctaccggaGCGACCTCAGTTGGACATTATTGACCATACTTCTCCATAACTCATGGTCTGCCATTGCTATTGGCAACTGATACTTCTCAAGATTGGCGTCTTCTACCAGTTGATCAATAAAGGTTCCGGCTGGTCGTCCTCTACTGCGTTTTCCGTGGATTGTTTCGCAAAGAATCACCTTGTGGATCATCTCCTCCTTACTTCTCCAGCAATGGCCAGGAAAACGTAGTCTCCTTTCTGCTATTGTTGTTGAAAGCTTTGGAAAGTCTCCATAGAGCTCTTTCTTAGAGAAAAAGTCTAATGTTAACAGTGAGAAGGGGCGATTTCCAATGAGCTCGAAACCACTCATCATGGAAAACCTTTAGAAAGTAAATCTGCAACCAAGTATTAAAAACGACAGTTAATTTATGATTCTTAGTTTGTCCAATTAACACTGGTCCCTGAAATGGGGGTGAACCAGTTATAAAAAGTGTTGTAACTCCTACATCATTCATTCAATCTGAATATCCTCAGACTAAAGCTGTACATTGAGCTcataatcattatttaatttaaaCTCCAATATACTGTGGTAGACATATTTATGAATACATTTACACACTAGCGTTATAGTTGTTAtaggtgatttttgaaatcagggGAATCTGGATTTACATCGGTAAATTAGGTTGACATTtttaaaagggatttttttttggtggtggttTCCATAAAAGAATGAGAACACTTCAACAACCACTCTCTATTTACCTTTCACTCTGATCGCCTTAGACCTCTCTACCCAGAATTACACTTATATAATCTgtctttatagtttaattttttcCACTGtccttgctgggaatcaaacttgGGACCTTCTACTTTGAAGTCCACCACTTTACCACGACACCATAGAGGATTCAGTTCCCACAGAGGATTCGGTTCCCacaaagaaattaaacattccactagattacccaaccctaaccctaatcAGGTGAATCCAGATtcatctgatttaaaaaaaaaatcacctgtaacaTAGTCAAGActacctaaaccaagaccaagtcatgaccaagaccagagtgaaaaccaagacaagaccaagactttgaggagttgagaccaagtcaagatcaagaccaaggtagggcaagaccgagtcaagaccaggaccagaccagtgtgtgtgaaggggggaggggggatggccattaacaagaagaaaaatttcaaattagcaatgagtcacgttattggttgcatttgaagcatccaatcacagtaatgatgttaacaaataaatcaggcaatgcacaggcaatttagtgaaatccccacagttgtggtcttgatcagtcttgaaataaaatcccgagtcctccacgtctgacaagaccgagtaaaaatgcggtcaattctgagatgagaccgagaccttcaaaaagtggtcttgagatcggtctcgagtactacaacactaataCACACAGACTATTGACTAAGTTTGGACACCACTGCTCAAGGAATTCTGGGAAATAAATTTTTCTGCCATGCAATACTATACTGTATATTACAGTGCCACTATTTTGGCTGCTCTAACGCAGATCCCTGTCGAGGACTTTGAGACTCCTCTCAGAACAGCACTGGAACCTCCTTCCATCCGAAGATACCTGTTCTTCAACTCGTCTCTGTTTCATTTCATCATGGCTCCAGTAAGAGCAAACATGTAAATCACTGAtggaaccattttttaaaaaaaatttcaaatgtAGTCCATCAGCCAAGACAAGTTTAGTgtcttaagtttgcttcttttgcTTTGCACCAGGGGTAAAGCATGAGTAAAGCAGATTTTTCCATAAATAAATGCAAAAAACTTCATATACTTGCTTCAAACAACGTTGTAGCTACATAATCCCATTTTACATGAAGCACTTGACAAAGTATTTTGTAAAACAGCATGAAATGTCTGTATTTACAAATGTGAAGGGGAAAAAAGTCATTCTGCTTCAATTATGGCTGCCTTCAAAACATCACAGTGTTCAGATACACGGTGAATttttgttctgtttatagatccATGAAATTCACACAGTGTCTCAAACCACATCGGTAAGCCTGTGCAATATTACTGGTATCTggtcatttcacacaaaagtcttttcgcacaagtcATTTATGACAAATCTAAAGACGTTTTGCCCAAGTTCTAAGAACATTTAATCTTTATTTTAAATACCGACTGATCATGTTTGAAAAGATGTTTGCTGGAACAATAAGATTGCAAAAGTGAAAAtgaggtctaatggttagagaagcagctttgggaccaaaaggttgccagttccattccctggaccaacaggaatggctgaagtgcccttgagcaaggcacctaacccccatctgctccccaggctgctctgggcatgttgtacgtctctctggataagagcttctgctaaatgcctgtaatgtaatataatgaaaATCTTCACCATCTATACCATTGTTCTGACAACAACAGTTTTAGATTGCTCAGTGGAAGTGAAATTTGCCATGGTTGATTAGTTGTGACAGGTCATTAAAATAGATGCAGCAATACCTGTTTCTTGCACATGCTCAATTAAAAGGAACAGTAGGATTGCAAAAGTGAAAATGTTCACCATCTATCCCATTGTTTTAGATAGGACGTCAGATTTGTGCTAAATGTCTTCAGATTTGTGCTAAATGTCATCAGATTTGTGCTATCATCTTCATATTTGTCCTAAATGTTGTCAGATTTGTGCTAATATCTTCATATTTGTGCTAAATGTCATCAGATTTGTGCTAAATGCCGTCAGATTTGTGCTAATATCTTCATATTTGTGCTAAATGTCATCAGATTTGTGCTAAATGTCATCAGATTTGTGCTAATTTCTTCATATTTGTCCTAAATGTCGTCAGATTTGTGCTAATATATTCATATTTGTGCTAAATGTCGTCAGATTTGTGCTAATATATTCATATTTGTGCTAAATGTCGTCAGATTTGTGCTAAATGTCGTCAGATTTGTGCTAAATGCCATCAGATTTGTGCTGATATCTTCATATTTGTGCTAAATGCCGTCAGATTTGTGCTAAATGTCATCAGATTTGTGCTAAATGCCATCAGATTTGTGCTAATATCTTCATATTTGTGCTAAATGACTTCAGATTTGTGCTAATATCGTCAGATTTGTGCTAATATCGTCAGATTTGTGCAAAATGTCGTCAGATTTGTGCAAAATGTCATCAGATTTGTGCTAAATGACTTGTGCGAAAAGACTCTTGTGCTAAATGACCGTAATTAAACACACATTGCTTAAGTACTATGTGTGATCTGGGAGAGGGATATTTATGGAAAATTGTTTCAGATTTCCATCACATCAGCTTCATATCTCCAGAGCAAAATTTTAAAAGAAAGTAAGCATCGTACACCAAACATATCTTGGCTGATCGACTCAATTTGAGGTGAATTTGATTTTAGATTATATTATTTTAAGCTAAACATTTAAACACATCCAGACTGAGCAGCCTGAGATAATATCCACAGTTATACAACTCTGTGATAACATTCTTCACTTCCATGAATCATAATTCATTTAAATAATTCACAGTTCATTTCACGTGACTCATAATTCATTCATCTCTGTTCAGGAGTTGTCTGAGAAGTGAGACACGTTCTCCTTTTAGAAGGTCACGGAGTGTGTGAGTTGGCATGACGTGACTGGTTTCTCTCGGCAGATTGTGTATGTGGTGCTGTGGTGTGCCGTGTACTCCAGTCTGCACCTTTACCTCAATGAGAGCATCATGAACCTCTGGGTTCTTTGTCTGTGTGTGAGCCTCATCGTCGTCGTCATCACCGCCATCATCATCCTCGTCTTCCACTACAGCAACAAAGAGGCAGGAAAATACTTCCTCTCACATTCCTGTCCCAACCTCAAGAAAGCAAATTCACTCCCAGACAGTCCACAagcttaattattgtttttaaaaatgtttacgtGTTGTttgaataatcaatcaatcagcaAGTGAATGTAAGACCAATGACAACATATTCCAGTCATGTGCATTGTATAGTCATACATACACAAATCACCCCATAATTACACTAAACGCAAGTAATATCAATTGAAATGCTATAAATTTCCACTCAGCTCTCATTAACAAGGTGCAGTTTGTAATATTTAAATGTTTTTcagcctacactaccgttcaaaagtttggggtcacccagacaattttgtgttttccatgaaaagtcacacttttatttcccaccataagttgtaaaatgaatagaaaatatagtcaagacatttttctggccattttgagcatttaatcgaccccacaaatgtgatgctccagaaactcaatctgctcaaaggaaggtcagttttatagcttctctaaagagctcaactgttttcagctgtgctaacatgattgtacaagggttttctaatcatccattagccttctgaggcaatgagcaaacacattgtaccattagaacactggagtgagagttgctggaaatgggcctctatacacctatggagatattgcaccaaaaaccacacatttaggtggtgtttacattagactgtatcagtggatcatcagattaacgtttttaaaacgattcgcgtgcacacagcaacgccaatacacggatacgctaatcacatgactaattagacagcacgcaagttgaaatgtgtcagtgcggctcagcgcttcctcctcagcggctgcgctccaaatcgctccgccctgaacagcgagtgccctctggagggtgcgcactccggccctgcgcagctcacagagcgcgcgagtgaagcgcacgagcagtgattcgggactgagccgctgtgtgtgtgatcccagtgcatatcgggcatgcgcgtcacttaccacttgcaagtggaaggatggcaagcctaaagacaatcataactacacaatgggcagtatttgcatcttaccatgaacaacattaagaatgacaaagcaaagcattatattcatacttttatactctttaatgaaaaacaaaaaggtgatacaaggcggaaacaatagcaggaagtgaagtccgcgccgttttttagcagtcgcgtcacatgaccaacgtggcatgaacaacaccagcgaatcaggaaggtggatgtcacagtgacgttgtccaatgacgacgtcagctagagctcagcactgcgtttcctcgtatctcaatgtttacacagcaccggatcagatacgaactgggttgaatacgtgggccctggcggattcaagttgttccgcctgtggagtcgtttcccggcgttttaatgtgaacggacagtgcatccgcgacgaaaacgagacggatacggtctaatgtaaacaccaccttagtagaatttagctagaatagtcatttaccacattagcaatgtatagagtgtatttctgattagtttaaagtgatcttcattgaaaagaacagtgcttttctttcaaaaataaggacatttcaaagtgaccccaaacttttgaacggtagtgtatattaataATATATTTTCAAAGATAACTTAGAAACATCAACTCAGCATCTACTCATCAAAACAATACTCCCTTGCAAATAATTTTTGCATGCATTCTTCATAAAGGCTTcttaaatgaaaataaataaataaacaaacccatttctggcccagaaattagCTCCACATTTCATTAAATTAAAAAGCAACTCACGTGTACGTCCAGTCATACAAAGTTTCATCAATCAGTCGGGATCAGCCGCAATGAAAGAAATGCTTGTCAATGTTTTTATATTACAGTTGTTATTGACAGACACAAGACACATGAGGACTCCAAAGATTACACACAGCTCCTTTAAAAACAGAGTTTGAGACGTGAAAAGTCATGTTTTGGTAAATATTTAGCCTGTCACATATGCTTTGTGTTGTTACAAGCATTGAAATATACAGATACAGTATTTTACAGCTGGGGAGCAAAATCTTATCTGTAAAAGGTTCATGTATGTGCAGGATTTCATTCCATACTTAGGCCAAGATGACCTGATTGGACAGGTGGAGTCAGACGCAGCTTGTAAAGCAGTTCTATAGCAGTGAACCTGAAAGCACTGATTTAAGATCACTGTTGTGTTTCTTGGCACAGATCAACGTGAATACTGACGTGCGTCTGGTGCAAGTGAACGAGCGGCTCATCGGGCACGGTCTGCTCCTGGGAGTGGCGGACTGGATTGAAAAGTGCACTGGGAAAATGCAGGTAACGTGAGAGGAAACCTATAAAGTAAATTGTCAGTGTTTTATCTACGTGCTCTATGGTGTGGGTTTtgtttcataaattgaagttaggGATCTGTCAGGAAGGGCGTGTCTGTGTTTTATGATACATTACCTGATTAGATATTCAGTAAATCCAGAAATTTATCTTGACCAAGTCAAACAATTTGTGAAGGTCCAGTTACATACTGTAAAAATGTTCAGAAAAATCTGGATAAGCAACTAACATTACTTAAAGGTGACAACATAGTTAAACATTATCAAATAGTTTAAGGATATAAATAAGACTTAAAATAAGTTTTTAAgtggttttagtataaatatggaggtgattataggaaatcatgtgCATTGATTTGTTGAGAAGTTCAGACTCTCAACAGttcctcaataatcacctcgagtgactcggcaaaacggcGGCCAATTGCTTCGTaatcgtaagtgaggaagaattacaaatgatgaaagaaaatgctgttcctaaaagcactaaagatgctatgaagtttggtctaaaactattgaaaggtaaggtggaattgtgatttatttatttcaaaacaaagtattttatgtgagtcggcgtagataagtgacaagtctgcagcacgccattattacatttgcatactgcttttgaagtttgaaataaattaatttttaaatacaatttaaaaaaaaaaaacacctgtgtATTTATTCAAAAACAATTATTCGCCTCAGGCTcaatgaatatcagtgaataactgttaattatttttttcgcggtccagtttccatcagatcctgcactctgattggctggcgagcgggtccgtatcttacaatacagaccccagttacggacctctggcgactcgcttgttcacaacaatgaacacagtagcaatttttgtcaacatttattttcacatttctcaggagaatagcattaattttacagcatggatagcgataacgacagtgttcacagcgaaagcgagttttactaccctgaggaagaagaaataaaagaaaacatttcaggagaaagctaaaaacctgtaacagttgctaacgccgagcaaaaacatggctgaatcctgaatgactcaattttgtataaataggggactacataggcggcaaaatgtagttttttttcctgccatggaagtgcacttgtatactgaggaggaagccatttgcattacagccgtgaatgaggattcaaaatggcggctcggctcgatgttccctttcgggcgctctcgttttctgttagaatttggtaaagaaaaaaattaatataatcatttaccagcttaaggtcggtccgtatggtgaaataccgtgacctcggccttgaatactgacctcggcccaaagggcctcggtatttcacaatacagacctctcagctggtaaataacatgtatatacaTTTTGTTTCATACTGGCACGTCATATCACCACTTTTAACTAGCGTCAGGGACTCTGAATGTATGTGATACATGAGTTTTAAATTTGActcaggcagaacacacacacacacacacatctctgcgCAGTCTTCTTCacacattatttttaaaaatctctGAAACATTTTGAAAACTGAACCCTGAACTACGTAGTTCTTTTGCATGGTTCTGTTATAGCAGGTTTTCAAGAACTTGGTTCATTCTGTTGAAATGGCTTGTTGGGTTCTGGTCTAAACcgaaattatacacacacacacacacacacacacacacacacacacacacacacacacagtactgtgcaaaagtcttaggcacatgtaaagaaatgctgtaggccaaaaatgccttaaaaataatgaaatgaaatgtttcagcattaaaaaaaaatactataagcagtaagccataataaatgaaacaaagtcagtatttggtgtgagacgaccctttgcttttttccttttttatttctatattttatatacacaaTCAGGTTCATTTCCTACTTTATCTGCTAAAAACATATTTCTACCACAGCATGAGAGTTTTGCTTAACAGgggtctctttctctgtctctttgtctctctctctctcagctttgcGGTGTGTTCTGGGATTTGGGTCCCTGCTTGCGAACCCTGACAGAAACTTTAGAGGAACTGGGCTTGGTCAGAGATGAGATAAAGGTTTGTAGGCTACTTTTAACCAACAGTACTATTGGTTCTGTTCTAAGGTTAAGACGATGCAAAATAGTGTTGGACAGatacagaatatatatatatatatatatatatatatatatatatatatatacacacacacacacacacacacacacacacacacacacacagtggtgcttggaagtttgtgaaccctttagaattttttatatttctgcataaatatgacctaaaacatcatcagattttcacacaagtcctaaaagtagataaagagaacccagttaaacaaatgagacaaaaatattatacatggtcatttatttattgaggaaaatagcccaatattatatatctgtgagtggcaaaagtatgtgaacctttgctttcagtatctggtgtgacccccttgtgcagcaataactgcaactaaacatttctggtaactgttgatcagtcctgcacaccagcttggaggaattttagcccgttcctccgtacagaacagcttcaactctgggatgttggtgggtttcctcacatgaactgctcgcttcaggtccttcgacaactttccattggattaaggtcaggactttgacttggccattccaaaacattaactttattcttctttaaccattctttggtagagcgacttgtgtgcttaaggtcgtcgtcttgctgcatgacccaccttctcttgagattcggttcataaacagatgtcctgacattttcctttagaattccctggtataattcagaattcattgttccatcaatgatggcaagccgtcctggcccaaatgcagcaaaacaggcccaaaccatgatattaccaccatcatgtttcacagatgggagaaggttcttatgctggaatgcagtgttttcctttctccaaacataacgcttctcatttaaaccaaaaagttctattttggtctcatccagccacaaaacatgtttccaatagccttctggcttgtccacgtgatctttagcaaactgcagatgagcagcaatgttctttttggagagcagcggctttctccttgcaaccctgccatgcacactattgttgttcagtgttctcctgatggtggactcatgaacattaacatcaggcaatgtgagagaggccttcagttgcttagaagctaccctggggtcctttgtgacctcgccgactattacacgccttgctcttggagtgatctttgttggttgaccactcctggggagggtaacaatggtcttgaatttcctccatttgtacatagtctgtctgactgtggattggtggagtccaaactctttagagatggttttgtcaccttttccagcctgatgagcatcagcaacgctttttctgaggtcctcagaaatcttctttgttcgtgccatgatacacttccacaaatgcgtgttgtgaagatcagactttgatagatccctgttctttaaataaaacagggtgcccactcacacctgattgtcatcccattgactgaaaacacctgactctaatttcaccttcaaattaactgctaatcctagaggttcacatacttttgccactcacagatatgtaatattggatcattttcctcaataaataaatgaccaagtataatatttgttgtctcatttgtttaactgggttctctttatctactttaaggacttgtgtgaaaatctgatgttttagatcatatttatgcagaaatatagaaaattctaaagggttcacaaactttcaagcaccactgtatatatcacacagagtactgtgcaaaagtcttaggcacatgtaaagaaatgctgctgaccaaaaatggcttaaaaataatgaaattaaatgtttcaacattaaaaaaaatatactataaacagtaatcagtaagccataataaatgaaaccaagtcaatatttggtgtgagaccaattattgactttgcttcaaaaaaatagtagtctgaggtccagtgagtgcagttttatgcggaaatgagctgtaggttttactgagcatcttccagaaccagccacagttcttctggacactttgactgtcacactcgcttcttcattttgcaccaaaacccagcagccttcattatgttttcttttttaatctgaaaaatgctctcttatggaatacgctgctcagatacaaacttttttcccccgtaacatttaatgttgtgctggaaaatgaagcgaacgtttggactctaaaatgtttttgtaccgacttgataatgtagaaatcatcaaatagaaatctacaacaaagtttgattgaaaaaaatatatagggtgcctaagacttttgcacagtactgtatattagaaTATCTTAAACATTATATGGATAACTATTTTCGCAAAAGTTTTCACAAATATAATACTAAGGAAAAAAAATCTTTTCCATTTTACTCTCTAGAACAAACTGAAGAAAAGAATGTCCCACCTCGTAGTAGTGGCTGAAGTCCCATCCACTGAGCCTGATGCTGGAGAGATCAGTGAGGGGTTTGATGAAGAGCATCCCCTGCTGGGAGGGGACAGAACAAGTCGTGCTCCACCCAAGAAAAGACAAGAAGTTATACTGACCCAAACATTTAGTCTGTTACCAGACTTTACTCTCTCATATCAGGTACAGAGGCATAGAGAAGTTCATTTCTGTACTGTGGTGATGATCTCAGTTATAAATAACACCGTTGTCATAGCAAGCGGAAATCGTTGAATTGAGCCAGTGTGTAGGTGAACATGAGACATTGAGACGTTACCCAGCTGCTGCCAAGCTTTACTTAGCTACTCTATGAATAATGCCTTCTCCATTAACTTACAAAGAAGCAAATTATAGACTGAAAATATGGTACGGGGTAGCACTTAATGTGTAGAAGGTAgcgttgctgcctcacagctccagagcTGTGAGCTTGTGTTACAGAGTTTTACATTTTCTCTCTGTATCAGTCTGGGTTCACCAATtttcttcccacctcccaaaaaatcGTGACTCCAAATTGCCCCAAAGTGTGAGGAACTGTGCCAATGTGTGTATGGGCTCTGAATCCATGACCCTGatgatgaagatgaatgaatgatacaTGATTCATACACATTGttgacttttgtgtgtgtgtgttcactcccAGGAAATTGCAAACCATCTTTTGATGATCTACAGTGCCGTCTATGTGAAGTTGCTGGTATCAGAGAGACTTCCCAATTCCTCAAGTGGCCCTCTAGATTCAGAGAGGAATCACTGCAAAA of Neoarius graeffei isolate fNeoGra1 chromosome 22, fNeoGra1.pri, whole genome shotgun sequence contains these proteins:
- the tmem268 gene encoding transmembrane protein 268 isoform X2, with product MTHSMADRDGQWNRDRYDPESGISSENTRVHRTRSRRPTLTNGQCVMAVPAPSILTPSFDLELCRTQLEKEGFQIPVEDFETPLRTALEPPSIRRYLFFNSSLFHFIMAPIVYVVLWCAVYSSLHLYLNESIMNLWVLCLCVSLIVVVITAIIILVFHYSNKEINVNTDVRLVQVNERLIGHGLLLGVADWIEKCTGKMQLCGVFWDLGPCLRTLTETLEELGLVRDEIKNKLKKRMSHLVVVAEVPSTEPDAGEISEGFDEEHPLLGGDRTSRAPPKKRQEVILTQTFSLLPDFTLSYQEIANHLLMIYSAVYVKLLVSERLPNSSSGPLDSERNHCKMASLCLCQYVQYKLLQ
- the tmem268 gene encoding transmembrane protein 268 isoform X3 translates to MADRDGQWNRDRYDPESGISSENTRVHRTRSRRPTLTNGQCVMAVPAPSILTPSFDLELCRTQLEKEGFQIPVEDFETPLRTALEPPSIRRYLFFNSSLFHFIMAPIVYVVLWCAVYSSLHLYLNESIMNLWVLCLCVSLIVVVITAIIILVFHYSNKEINVNTDVRLVQVNERLIGHGLLLGVADWIEKCTGKMQLCGVFWDLGPCLRTLTETLEELGLVRDEIKNKLKKRMSHLVVVAEVPSTEPDAGEISEGFDEEHPLLGGDRTSRAPPKKRQEVILTQTFSLLPDFTLSYQEIANHLLMIYSAVYVKLLVSERLPNSSSGPLDSERNHCKMASLCLCQYVQYKLLQ
- the tmem268 gene encoding transmembrane protein 268 isoform X1 encodes the protein MAFFLVLFLVLCFSFPDPEVFESSDRWAYGAVLTASSAVHMADRDGQWNRDRYDPESGISSENTRVHRTRSRRPTLTNGQCVMAVPAPSILTPSFDLELCRTQLEKEGFQIPVEDFETPLRTALEPPSIRRYLFFNSSLFHFIMAPIVYVVLWCAVYSSLHLYLNESIMNLWVLCLCVSLIVVVITAIIILVFHYSNKEINVNTDVRLVQVNERLIGHGLLLGVADWIEKCTGKMQLCGVFWDLGPCLRTLTETLEELGLVRDEIKNKLKKRMSHLVVVAEVPSTEPDAGEISEGFDEEHPLLGGDRTSRAPPKKRQEVILTQTFSLLPDFTLSYQEIANHLLMIYSAVYVKLLVSERLPNSSSGPLDSERNHCKMASLCLCQYVQYKLLQ